A section of the Pseudomonas sp. FP453 genome encodes:
- a CDS encoding DUF962 domain-containing protein: protein MKSLVDHLSQYAAYHRDPRNIASHFIGIPLIVVAVAVLLSRPEWAVGGLWVSPAVLLALFSAWFYLRLELALGVLMTVLMGLSVWAGHVLAAQSTLVWLGSGIGMFVVGWVIQFVGHYYEGKKPAFVDDVSGLIVGPLFVVAELAFLVGLRHDLKQQIEARSGPVARRDLKPSGI from the coding sequence ATGAAAAGCCTCGTCGATCACCTCAGCCAATACGCCGCCTACCACCGCGACCCGCGCAATATCGCCAGCCACTTTATCGGCATCCCGTTGATTGTGGTCGCGGTGGCGGTGTTGCTGTCGCGTCCCGAATGGGCCGTGGGTGGGCTGTGGGTTTCACCGGCGGTGCTGCTCGCGTTGTTTTCGGCGTGGTTTTACCTGCGCCTGGAGCTGGCGCTCGGTGTGTTGATGACGGTGCTGATGGGCTTGTCGGTGTGGGCCGGGCATGTGTTGGCGGCGCAGAGCACGCTGGTGTGGCTGGGCAGCGGGATCGGGATGTTTGTGGTGGGCTGGGTGATTCAGTTTGTCGGGCACTATTACGAGGGTAAAAAGCCGGCGTTTGTGGACGATGTGTCGGGGCTGATCGTCGGGCCGTTGTTTGTGGTGGCGGAGTTGGCGTTTCTGGTGGGGCTGCGGCATGACCTCAAGCAGCAGATCGAAGCACGCTCGGGCCCAGTGGCGCGCCGCGATCTAAAGCCCAGCGGGATTTAA
- a CDS encoding Crp/Fnr family transcriptional regulator, with the protein MDAAQWHAQLATGQWFSHLPAPFQTSLLAHARLRQLTAGQYLFKRGDPPCGLYAVLEGSLRISAVNEHGKEAVLSLVEPPFWFGEICLFDGLPRTHDACAVGPCTLLQVPQQALLKDLDENPRYWRDLALLMSQKLRLSFIGLEQLRLMPASVRLAHRLLMIIDGHGDIEPSRRLVQLPQEDLAAMLSLSRQTTNALLKDLQAQGIVRLGYGAIEILDAGRLREAAHT; encoded by the coding sequence ATGGATGCAGCGCAATGGCACGCGCAACTGGCGACCGGCCAGTGGTTCAGTCACCTGCCCGCACCGTTTCAGACTAGCTTGCTGGCCCACGCCCGGTTGCGTCAGCTGACGGCGGGGCAATACCTGTTCAAGCGCGGCGACCCGCCGTGCGGCCTGTATGCGGTGCTCGAGGGCAGCCTGCGCATCAGCGCGGTCAATGAACACGGCAAGGAAGCGGTATTGAGCCTGGTGGAGCCGCCTTTCTGGTTTGGCGAGATCTGCCTGTTCGACGGCCTGCCGCGCACCCACGACGCCTGCGCCGTCGGCCCGTGCACGCTGTTGCAGGTGCCGCAGCAGGCGCTGTTGAAAGACCTCGACGAAAATCCGCGCTACTGGCGCGACCTGGCCCTGTTGATGAGCCAGAAACTGCGCCTGAGTTTTATCGGCCTCGAACAGCTGCGCCTGATGCCGGCGTCGGTGCGCCTGGCCCATCGCTTGCTGATGATCATTGACGGTCATGGCGACATCGAGCCCTCACGGCGCCTCGTGCAACTGCCCCAGGAAGACCTGGCGGCGATGCTCAGCCTGTCGCGCCAGACCACCAACGCCCTGCTCAAGGACCTGCAAGCCCAAGGCATCGTGCGCCTGGGCTACGGCGCGATCGAAATCCTCGACGCCGGGCGGTTGCGGGAGGCGGCGCACACCTGA